One window from the genome of Candidatus Chlamydia corallus encodes:
- a CDS encoding CT253 family lipoprotein yields the protein MRKMLVLLASLGLLSPTLSSCSHLGSSGSYHPKLYTSGSKTKGVIAMLPVFHRAGKSLEPVPWNLQGEFTEEISKRFYASEKVFLIKHNASPQIVSQFYAPVASNLPLAVIEQFLPAEFIVATELLEQKTGKEAGVDSVTASVRVRVFDIRHHKIALIYQEIIECSQPLTTTAVNDYHRYGWNSKHFDSTPMGLMHNRLFREVVARVEGYVCANYS from the coding sequence ATGCGAAAAATGTTGGTATTATTAGCATCTTTAGGACTTCTATCCCCAACCCTATCTAGCTGTAGTCACTTAGGTTCTTCAGGAAGCTATCATCCTAAGCTCTATACTTCAGGAAGCAAAACTAAAGGTGTGATTGCGATGCTTCCTGTATTCCACCGTGCAGGAAAGAGTCTTGAACCTGTACCTTGGAACCTTCAAGGAGAATTTACTGAAGAAATTAGTAAAAGGTTTTATGCTTCGGAAAAGGTATTCCTGATCAAGCACAACGCCTCTCCTCAGATAGTCTCTCAATTCTATGCTCCTGTTGCTAGTAATCTGCCTTTAGCAGTTATCGAGCAATTTCTACCTGCGGAATTCATCGTTGCTACAGAACTTTTAGAACAAAAGACTGGAAAAGAAGCTGGTGTTGACTCTGTAACAGCGTCTGTACGTGTTCGAGTTTTCGATATCCGTCACCATAAAATTGCTCTCATCTATCAAGAAATTATCGAATGCAGCCAACCTCTAACTACTACCGCAGTAAACGATTATCATCGCTATGGTTGGAACTCAAAACATTTTGATTCAACGCCTATGGGCTTAATGCACAACCGCCTTTTTCGTGAAGTTGTTGCTAGAGTTGAGGGCTATGTTTGCGCGAACTACTCCTAG
- a CDS encoding CPBP family intramembrane glutamic endopeptidase, with amino-acid sequence MSKFILLFSLGLAAIASRNFFIWPAPSGKTPVKLRQLLFGIALLILSSLFAHSVSSETAELLSTITGISLAFAFLFYLLFLPLDITRAILFSGERPLKSSWRALGSAIRMWIIIIPATQLIGIMMSKFLTLVIPTQEIYTQEVTQEVQNSLPITGHYISMILNLGVLTPFGEEVFFRGILQTFLKNKMTRTRALICSSIIFSFIHIEHSLGSLIFVPVLFVFSLSAGFLYEKDRHILSPIALHGLFNLTSLMLLGIK; translated from the coding sequence ATGTCCAAGTTCATTCTCCTCTTCTCCCTTGGCCTTGCTGCTATCGCTTCCAGAAATTTCTTTATCTGGCCAGCGCCCTCTGGGAAAACACCTGTAAAACTACGCCAACTCTTATTTGGTATTGCTCTTCTCATCCTTTCTTCCCTTTTTGCTCATAGCGTTAGCTCGGAAACTGCAGAATTACTTTCCACTATCACAGGAATCAGCCTTGCCTTTGCATTCCTATTCTACTTACTTTTTCTCCCTCTAGATATTACACGCGCAATACTTTTCTCTGGAGAACGACCTCTGAAAAGTTCCTGGCGTGCTTTAGGATCTGCAATCAGAATGTGGATTATTATCATTCCTGCAACACAGCTGATTGGAATTATGATGAGTAAATTTTTAACTCTTGTCATTCCTACGCAAGAGATATACACACAGGAAGTGACTCAAGAAGTTCAGAATTCTCTACCTATAACAGGACACTATATTAGCATGATTCTAAATCTAGGCGTCCTGACTCCATTTGGAGAAGAGGTCTTCTTTAGAGGAATCCTACAGACGTTCTTGAAAAACAAAATGACTCGCACACGGGCCTTAATATGCTCTTCTATCATCTTCTCTTTCATTCATATTGAACATTCTCTAGGAAGTTTGATTTTTGTTCCCGTCCTTTTTGTTTTTTCCTTATCCGCAGGATTTCTATACGAAAAAGACCGACATATTCTTTCTCCCATTGCTTTGCACGGGCTTTTTAACTTGACCTCATTGATGTTACTGGGAATAAAGTAA
- a CDS encoding MazG nucleotide pyrophosphohydrolase domain-containing protein yields the protein MRDSAFSQLIGVVRSMVIEGRCPWSRQQSLVSMVEHILAECQEFHEAVLQGKTATEIGSEAGDVLTLTLILCFLLEREGLLPSEDVANEAIEKLRRRAPYIFSKDQEPVSIEEADRLWELAKHREKSE from the coding sequence ATGAGAGATTCTGCTTTTTCTCAATTGATAGGCGTTGTCCGTTCCATGGTCATTGAAGGACGGTGTCCTTGGTCACGTCAGCAATCGCTAGTATCCATGGTGGAACATATTCTTGCAGAGTGTCAGGAATTTCACGAGGCTGTCTTACAGGGTAAGACAGCAACAGAAATTGGTTCTGAAGCTGGGGATGTCTTAACTTTAACTTTAATTTTATGCTTTTTGTTAGAACGAGAAGGGCTACTTCCTTCCGAAGACGTTGCCAATGAGGCTATAGAAAAATTGCGTCGCAGAGCCCCGTATATCTTCTCTAAAGATCAAGAGCCAGTCTCCATTGAAGAGGCGGATCGCCTTTGGGAGCTTGCTAAGCATCGAGAGAAAAGTGAGTGA
- the mutY gene encoding A/G-specific adenine glycosylase, whose protein sequence is MTKIAFSEKAKNFPIEALKKWFEKNKRSLPWRDNPTPYSVWVSEIMLQQTRAEVVIDYFNQWMERFPTIESLAAAREEDVIKLWEGLGYYSRARHLLEGARMVVDEFNGNIPDDAISLGQIRGVGPYTIHAILAFAFKKRAAAVDGNVLRVLSRMFLIETSIDLESTRTWISRIAQALLPHKSPEIIAEALIELGACICKKVPQCHRCPVRQACEAWRENKQLVLPVRHARKKVISLHRLVAIVLYEGSLVVEKRQPKEMMAGLYEFPYSEIEFEEGLQDIEGFTKKMELYLGSPLELLGKLKEQRHAFTNHKVRLFPLIFRATSLPQFGELHLLSQIDLLAFSSGHKKIKDALRTYLSDTISREPIGV, encoded by the coding sequence ATGACAAAGATAGCTTTTTCTGAAAAGGCAAAGAATTTTCCTATAGAAGCATTAAAAAAATGGTTTGAAAAAAATAAACGGTCTCTTCCCTGGAGAGATAACCCTACTCCCTATAGCGTGTGGGTTTCTGAAATCATGTTACAGCAAACTCGAGCTGAAGTTGTTATAGATTATTTTAACCAGTGGATGGAAAGATTTCCTACCATAGAGTCTTTGGCTGCAGCAAGAGAAGAAGATGTCATCAAGTTATGGGAGGGATTGGGTTATTATTCTCGAGCGCGCCATCTTTTAGAGGGAGCACGGATGGTTGTAGATGAGTTTAATGGGAATATCCCTGATGATGCAATTTCCCTCGGGCAAATCCGTGGTGTAGGTCCTTATACGATTCATGCAATTCTGGCCTTTGCTTTTAAGAAACGAGCTGCTGCTGTTGATGGTAATGTCTTACGTGTCCTTAGTCGGATGTTTTTGATTGAAACATCTATAGATTTAGAATCAACTCGGACTTGGATATCTAGGATTGCTCAAGCACTTCTGCCTCATAAGAGCCCTGAAATTATAGCCGAGGCTCTGATAGAGTTAGGAGCCTGTATTTGTAAGAAAGTTCCTCAATGTCATCGTTGTCCTGTTCGTCAGGCATGTGAAGCTTGGAGGGAGAACAAACAGCTGGTCTTGCCAGTACGTCATGCTAGAAAAAAAGTGATCTCCTTGCATCGTTTGGTAGCGATCGTATTGTATGAGGGGTCCTTGGTTGTAGAGAAGAGACAGCCTAAAGAAATGATGGCAGGCTTATATGAATTTCCCTATAGTGAAATTGAGTTTGAGGAAGGTCTTCAAGATATTGAAGGGTTTACTAAGAAGATGGAGCTATATTTAGGAAGTCCTTTAGAATTATTAGGAAAACTCAAAGAGCAGAGGCACGCATTTACCAACCATAAGGTCCGTTTGTTTCCTCTGATTTTTAGAGCAACTTCTCTTCCACAATTCGGGGAATTACATCTTTTGAGTCAAATCGATCTTTTAGCATTTTCTTCAGGACATAAAAAGATTAAAGATGCCCTGCGAACTTATCTCAGTGATACCATATCGAGAGAACCTATAGGAGTATAG